Below is a genomic region from Desulfobacterales bacterium.
GACACCATGTCCACTATGTCCGGCAGCATGGACAGCGGCCAGTTTCCGCTGATGGAGATTCGCGAGGTCAAGACCGTGGAACTGGTCATCTCCTCCACGGATCGGGGCCTGTGCGGCAGCTTCAATGCCAATATCTTCAAGACCGCCGATAAAATGATCGCCGCCTACCAGGCGGAGGGCAAACAGATCAGCCTGGTCTGCATCGGCAAGAAGGCCAACAGTTATTACCAGAAAAGAGGCAAGGTGCGGGCGGCGCATCTGGACATCATGAGTACCTTCCAGATGTACAACGCCCGGGCAATCGCCCAGGACATCGCCGACAATTTCCTGGCCGGCGAGGCTGACGAAGTGCATATCCTCTATGGCAAGTTCCACAACGTGGCGGTGCAGAAGCCGGCCCAGGTCATGCTCCTGCCGGTACAGCCGGAGGAAGCGGCCCAGGAAGGCGTCCAGGCGGCAGCCGACTACATCTATGAGCCCAGTACCAACGAGATCATGGAGGTGCTGCTGCCGCTGTACCTGAACACGATGGTCTATTACGCGATGCTGGAGACCAACGCCAGTGAGCAGGCCGCCCGGATGACCGCCATGGATAACGCCACCCGGGCCTGTAATGATATTATCGACCAGTTGACCCTGGTGTACAACAAGGCCCGGCAGGCGGGTATCACCGCCGAGCTGATGGACATCGTCGGCGGTGCCGAGGCCCTTAAATAAAACGGACATTGATATTAAGGAAGCGTTAACTTCTTAACACTTTTCTGGAAGCTGAGGAGGCTTGTTGCTCTATGAGTGCAGAACAGACTGCAGGGAATATTGGAAAAATAGTTCAGGTAATCGGACCGGTTTGCGACGTCGAGTTTGCGGCGAACCAGCTGCCGGCCATCAAGAATGCCCTCATGGTCAGCAACCCGGCGATCAATGACAAGGCCGACAACCTGGTCATCGAGGTTGCTCTGCATCTGGGTGACAACGTGGTCCGCTGCGTGGCCATGGACCAGACCGACGGGCTGGTCCGGGGGATGGAAGCCCGTGATAGCGGGGCCCCGATCATGATCCCCTGCGGCGCTCCGGCCCTGGGACGGATCATGAACGTGGTCGGTCGCCCGGTTGACGGCCTCGGCCCGATCGACTCCGACAAGATGCGGGCCATTCACCGCCCGGCCCCGTCCTTTACCGATCAGGATACCGAGGTGAACGTGCTTGAGACCGGGATCAAGGTTATCGACCTGCTGGTCCCCTTCCCCCGGGGCGGCAAAATGGGCATGTTCGGCGGCGCCGGCGTGGGCAAAACCGTTATCATGATGGAGATGGTAAACAATATCGCCATGCACCACGGTGGTATCTCGGTCTTCTGCGGCGTGGGTGAGCGAACCCGTGAAGGCAACGATCTCTACAACGAGATGAAGGAGTCCGGCGTTCTGCCCAAGGCGGCCCTGGTGTACGGCCAGATGACCGAGCCTCCGGGAGCCCGTTCCCGGGTGGCCCTGACCGGTCTGTCCGCGGCCGAGTACTTCCGGGATGAGGAAGGCCAGGACGTGCTCTTTTTCGTCGACAATATCTTCCGTTTCACCCAGGCCGGTTCCGAGGTTTCGGCCCTGCTCGGCCGGATTCCCTCGGCGGTGGGTTACCAGCCGACCCTGGGTACCGACCTTGGTGAACTCCAGGAGCGGATCACCTCCACCTCCAAGGGCTCGATCACCGCGGTCCAGTGCGTGTACGTGCCTGCCGACGACTTGACCGACCCGGCCCCGGCCACCACCTTTGCCCATCTCGACGGTACCGTGGTTCTCTCCCGGCAGATCGCCGAACTCGGCATCTACCCGGCCGTGGATCCGCTGGACTCCACCTCCCGGATCCTGGATCCCAACGTCCTGGGCGAGGAGCATTATTCAGTGTCCCGTGGCGTGCAGGTGACCCTGCAGAAGTACAAAGATCTTCAGGACATCATTGCCATTCTCGGCATGGACGAACTCTCGGAAGAGGATCAGGTCACCGTAACCCGGGCCCGTAAGATCCAGCGTTTCCTGTCCCAGCCCTTTACCGTTGCCGCGGTCTTTACCGGCATGGAAGGCAAGTATGTAAAAGTGGCCGAGACCGTGCGTGGCTTCAAGGAGATCCTCGACGGCAAGCATGACGACCTGCCCGAGACCGCCTTCTACATGGTCGGTGGAATCGACGAGGCCGTGGCCAAGGCAAAGAAAGAGGCCGAGGCCAACGCTTAAGCGCGTCGGCTGTCGCTACTGACGAGCAGTTATCGAGTGTGACCCGGCCCGCGCCGGGGAAAAGAAGGAACAAGGATAATGGCTGAGAAGATCAAACTGGAAGTGGTAACGCCCAGGGGCGCTATTTTAAACAGGGATGTCGATATCGTCACCGCGCCCGGATATGGCGGTGAGTTCGGGGTCCTGGCCAATCACGCCCCTTTCCTGAGCACCATCAAGATCGGGACCATGGCCTACCGCGACGGCAGCGAAGCCCAGGAACTGATGATCAGCGGCGGCTTCTGCGAGGTGTCCGGCAACAAGGTCACCTTTCTGGTTGAGAGCGCCGAGGCCGGTCACGAGATTGATGTGGACCGGGCCATGGCAGCCAAGGACCGGGCCGAGAAAAGACTGGCCGCGGCCCAGCAAAAGCAGGAAGAGATCAACCGGGCCCGGGCCGAGGCCGCATTGCAGCGGGCTCTGCACCGTTTGAGGGTGGCTAAAAGCGAGGGTTGAAATTTCCGGCAAAAGCCGGTAAAAGAACATGGTGGTTTTATCCAGGCCGTCCGCAAGGGCGGCCTGTTTTATGTCCAAGGCCCGTATATCGAAAAGGATGAGGAGGAATAACCAGGATGAAGCCGAAAGAGAGAATGGCAATACCCAGACAGAAGGCCACCGAACTGGCCGTTGCCGACCGGGTTACCAATTTTGATGAAGTCACCGCCGGGTACGACCAGGAAACCGCGCTGCGCGAGGCCGAGCGGTGCCTGACCTGCAAAAAACCGACCTGTCGAAACGGCTGTCCGATCCATAACAATATCCCCGGGTTTATCCAACTGCTCCGGGAAGGACGGGTCGAAGATGCCTACTGGACCATCCGCGAGACCAGTTCCCTGCCCGCGGTCTGCTCCCGGGTCTGTCCCCATGAGTTTCAATGCGAGGGTTCCTGCGTGCGCGGCAAAAAAGGCGAGCCGGTGGCCATCGGCATGCTGGAACGCTACATAGTCGACTGGATGGTGAGCAATAATAAAAATATGATGCAGGAATGCGCCAGGCCCAAGGGCAAAAAGGTGGCCATTGTC
It encodes:
- the atpG gene encoding ATP synthase F1 subunit gamma, whose protein sequence is MATLKEVKTKIGAVKKTSQITKAMNMVAAAKLRGAQQKMEDFRPYAGKFNDTMSTMSGSMDSGQFPLMEIREVKTVELVISSTDRGLCGSFNANIFKTADKMIAAYQAEGKQISLVCIGKKANSYYQKRGKVRAAHLDIMSTFQMYNARAIAQDIADNFLAGEADEVHILYGKFHNVAVQKPAQVMLLPVQPEEAAQEGVQAAADYIYEPSTNEIMEVLLPLYLNTMVYYAMLETNASEQAARMTAMDNATRACNDIIDQLTLVYNKARQAGITAELMDIVGGAEALK
- the atpD gene encoding F0F1 ATP synthase subunit beta, with amino-acid sequence MSAEQTAGNIGKIVQVIGPVCDVEFAANQLPAIKNALMVSNPAINDKADNLVIEVALHLGDNVVRCVAMDQTDGLVRGMEARDSGAPIMIPCGAPALGRIMNVVGRPVDGLGPIDSDKMRAIHRPAPSFTDQDTEVNVLETGIKVIDLLVPFPRGGKMGMFGGAGVGKTVIMMEMVNNIAMHHGGISVFCGVGERTREGNDLYNEMKESGVLPKAALVYGQMTEPPGARSRVALTGLSAAEYFRDEEGQDVLFFVDNIFRFTQAGSEVSALLGRIPSAVGYQPTLGTDLGELQERITSTSKGSITAVQCVYVPADDLTDPAPATTFAHLDGTVVLSRQIAELGIYPAVDPLDSTSRILDPNVLGEEHYSVSRGVQVTLQKYKDLQDIIAILGMDELSEEDQVTVTRARKIQRFLSQPFTVAAVFTGMEGKYVKVAETVRGFKEILDGKHDDLPETAFYMVGGIDEAVAKAKKEAEANA
- a CDS encoding F0F1 ATP synthase subunit epsilon is translated as MAEKIKLEVVTPRGAILNRDVDIVTAPGYGGEFGVLANHAPFLSTIKIGTMAYRDGSEAQELMISGGFCEVSGNKVTFLVESAEAGHEIDVDRAMAAKDRAEKRLAAAQQKQEEINRARAEAALQRALHRLRVAKSEG